The Trinickia acidisoli genome includes a window with the following:
- a CDS encoding ABC transporter ATP-binding protein: MVLQATSQSAAVKLAALDIHKRYGDNEVLKGVTLTAKAGDVISIIGASGSGKSTFLRCINFLERPNAGSIVVDGETVRTKADRAGNLEVADHKQLQRIRTKLSMVFQHFNLWAHMNVLENVVEAPVHVLGLSKREGEERARMYLEKVGLAPRLEKQYPSHLSGGQQQRVAIARALSMNPDVMLFDEPTSALDPELVGEVLKVMQKLAEEGRTMVVVTHEMGFARNVSNHVMFLHQGRTEEEGDPAVVLAQPNSERLKQFLSGSLK; the protein is encoded by the coding sequence ATGGTGCTCCAAGCGACTTCTCAATCCGCCGCCGTCAAGCTCGCGGCGCTCGACATCCACAAGCGCTACGGCGACAACGAGGTGCTCAAGGGCGTCACGCTCACGGCGAAGGCCGGCGACGTGATCAGCATCATCGGCGCGAGCGGCTCGGGCAAGAGCACGTTCCTGCGCTGCATCAACTTTCTCGAACGGCCCAACGCGGGCAGCATCGTCGTCGACGGCGAAACGGTGCGCACGAAAGCCGATCGCGCCGGCAATCTCGAAGTGGCCGATCACAAGCAACTGCAGCGCATCCGCACGAAGCTGTCGATGGTGTTCCAGCACTTCAATCTCTGGGCGCACATGAACGTGCTCGAGAACGTCGTCGAGGCGCCCGTGCACGTGCTCGGGTTGTCCAAGCGGGAAGGCGAGGAGCGGGCCCGCATGTACTTGGAGAAGGTCGGCCTCGCGCCGCGGCTCGAGAAGCAGTATCCGTCGCATCTGTCGGGCGGGCAGCAGCAGCGCGTCGCCATTGCCCGCGCATTGTCCATGAACCCCGACGTGATGCTCTTCGACGAGCCCACCTCCGCGCTCGATCCCGAACTCGTCGGCGAGGTGCTCAAGGTCATGCAGAAGCTGGCCGAAGAGGGGCGCACGATGGTCGTCGTCACGCACGAGATGGGATTCGCGCGCAATGTCTCCAATCACGTGATGTTTCTGCATCAAGGGCGTACCGAGGAAGAGGGCGATCCGGCCGTCGTGCTGGCGCAGCCAAACAGCGAGCGCCTGAAGCAGTTTCTCTCGGGCAGCTTGAAGTAA
- a CDS encoding GlxA family transcriptional regulator — protein MARVQAGQGGQAGPAKTTQVAIVVLPPVSMSGVAPIVDALRLANDIDGRALYRWQILSWDGRAVPLAGGATLPADDAFGDGIACDWLIVVAERFQQFADYRLFLASLARVGPRTPLVTGIHHGVWWLAMAGQLSGYRVSVNWETYQQFAEQFERSIVTQQIFEIDRDRATCAGGMASVDFMLAMIAREHGPELAERIADAFGVGALRPGEARQRIPYVTAPGERHPRLNDALLLMEANIEDPLTTDEIANLVGISRRQLERLFRQYLGSMPSKYYLGLRLSKARMQLQRTSKSIVQVSLACGFSSAAHFSNAYRERFGVTPREERRNWIAKQHGAGVAYAGEPRAGAMIEPPD, from the coding sequence ATGGCACGCGTGCAAGCGGGGCAAGGGGGGCAAGCGGGGCCGGCCAAGACGACGCAGGTGGCGATCGTCGTGCTGCCGCCCGTCTCGATGTCGGGCGTCGCCCCGATCGTCGACGCGCTGCGGCTCGCGAACGACATCGACGGGCGCGCGCTCTATCGTTGGCAGATCCTTTCGTGGGACGGCCGCGCCGTGCCGCTCGCCGGCGGCGCGACGCTGCCGGCCGACGACGCGTTCGGCGACGGCATCGCGTGCGACTGGCTCATCGTGGTGGCCGAGCGCTTTCAGCAGTTCGCCGATTACCGCTTGTTCCTGGCGAGTCTTGCGCGCGTCGGGCCGCGCACGCCGCTCGTCACGGGCATCCATCATGGCGTGTGGTGGCTTGCAATGGCAGGGCAGCTCTCGGGCTACCGCGTGAGCGTCAATTGGGAGACCTATCAGCAATTTGCCGAGCAGTTCGAGCGTTCGATCGTCACCCAACAGATTTTCGAAATCGATCGCGATCGCGCCACATGCGCGGGCGGCATGGCCAGCGTCGACTTCATGTTGGCGATGATCGCGCGCGAGCATGGCCCCGAACTGGCCGAGCGCATCGCGGACGCGTTTGGCGTGGGGGCGCTGCGTCCCGGCGAAGCGCGTCAGCGCATTCCGTACGTGACGGCGCCCGGCGAACGGCATCCGCGGCTGAACGACGCGCTGCTGCTGATGGAGGCGAACATCGAAGACCCGTTGACGACCGACGAGATCGCCAATCTCGTCGGCATATCGCGCCGGCAACTCGAGCGGCTCTTCCGTCAGTATCTTGGCTCGATGCCGTCGAAGTATTACCTCGGCCTGCGGCTCTCCAAAGCGCGCATGCAACTGCAGCGCACGAGCAAATCGATCGTACAGGTGAGCCTTGCATGCGGTTTTTCGTCGGCGGCTCATTTCTCGAACGCGTACCGCGAGCGCTTCGGCGTGACGCCGCGCGAGGAACGCCGCAACTGGATCGCCAAGCAGCACGGGGCAGGCGTGGCTTATGCGGGCGAGCCGCGTGCGGGGGCCATGATCGAGCCGCCCGATTGA
- the aruF gene encoding arginine/ornithine succinyltransferase subunit alpha produces MLFVRPGRLSDLDTLARMAHAARPVLHSLPHDRRELEARVALSEDSFRADVDFPGEEFYLFVLEDSATGKLLGTASIVAAAGYAEPFHVFRNDALIHASRELHVNRKIHALTMSHELTGKSRLAGFYIDRSASGVGDAAAQLLSRARMMYIAANRRRFTPEVFSLLLGVTDEAGTSPFWEAVGRKFFGRDFAQIEIASGGRSRTFIAEVMPTYPLYVPLLPEQAQRVIGEPNEKALLSYDIHLEEGFEPDRFVDIFDAGPVLAAQVDRSACVTFNETRTVRESSASAAAAEGARAYLVSSHRDGEFRCVLAELPSERSLAAPLDGSARAALDVVHGDTVRCVPLHRGAFHAEEGEADDAYLRSISTHQSGDRR; encoded by the coding sequence ATGCTCTTCGTCCGTCCAGGAAGGCTTTCCGATCTCGACACGCTCGCGCGAATGGCGCATGCGGCGCGCCCCGTGCTGCATTCGCTGCCGCACGACAGGCGCGAACTCGAAGCGCGCGTCGCGCTGTCGGAGGATTCGTTTCGTGCCGATGTCGATTTTCCGGGCGAGGAGTTCTATCTCTTCGTGCTCGAGGACAGCGCGACGGGCAAGCTGCTCGGCACGGCCAGCATCGTGGCCGCCGCCGGTTACGCCGAGCCGTTCCACGTGTTCCGCAACGACGCGTTGATTCACGCGTCGCGCGAGCTGCACGTCAATCGCAAGATTCACGCGTTGACGATGTCGCACGAGTTGACGGGCAAGAGTCGGCTCGCGGGCTTTTACATCGATCGCTCGGCGAGCGGGGTGGGCGACGCCGCGGCGCAATTGCTCTCGCGCGCGCGGATGATGTACATCGCGGCGAATCGGCGGCGCTTCACGCCCGAAGTGTTTTCGCTGCTGCTCGGCGTGACGGACGAAGCTGGTACGTCGCCGTTCTGGGAGGCCGTGGGCCGCAAGTTCTTCGGCCGCGATTTCGCGCAGATCGAAATCGCCTCGGGGGGGCGCAGCCGAACCTTTATCGCCGAAGTCATGCCGACCTATCCGCTGTACGTGCCGCTGCTGCCCGAACAGGCGCAGCGCGTGATCGGCGAGCCGAACGAGAAGGCGCTGCTTTCGTACGACATTCATCTCGAGGAAGGCTTCGAGCCCGATCGTTTCGTCGACATCTTCGATGCGGGGCCGGTGCTGGCGGCTCAGGTCGACCGCAGCGCTTGCGTCACGTTCAACGAGACGCGCACGGTGCGCGAATCGAGCGCGAGCGCGGCGGCGGCCGAGGGCGCTCGGGCCTACCTCGTGTCGAGCCACCGCGACGGCGAGTTCCGCTGCGTGCTGGCCGAGCTGCCGAGCGAGCGCTCGCTCGCGGCGCCGCTCGACGGTTCTGCGCGCGCGGCGCTAGACGTCGTGCATGGCGACACGGTGCGCTGCGTGCCGCTGCATCGCGGCGCCTTTCACGCGGAAGAGGGGGAGGCGGACGATGCCTACCTTCGATCGATTTCGACTCATCAATCGGGAGATCGGCGATGA
- a CDS encoding ABC transporter permease, protein MIEILSQYGRAFLYYDGQGLSGLAVTLWLLVVSLAIGLCMAVPLAVARVSKNRWLSTPVRCYTYVFRGTPLYVQLLLIYSGVYSLEFVRAHAVLNEFFRSGLHCAILAFGLNTGAYTTEIFAGAIRAISHGEVEAARAYGMSKWTMYRRVILPSALRRALPLYSNEVILMLHATTVAFTATVPDVLKVARDANSATYMSFQAFGVAALIYLAVSFALVAAFRRAEKHWLAYLAVGR, encoded by the coding sequence ATGATCGAAATCCTCTCGCAATACGGCCGCGCGTTTCTCTACTACGACGGGCAGGGGCTCTCGGGGCTCGCCGTGACGCTGTGGCTGCTCGTGGTTTCGCTAGCGATCGGCTTGTGCATGGCCGTGCCGCTCGCCGTGGCCCGCGTGTCGAAAAACCGCTGGCTGTCCACGCCCGTGCGCTGCTACACCTACGTGTTTCGCGGCACGCCGCTCTACGTGCAGTTGCTGCTGATCTATAGCGGCGTCTACAGCCTCGAGTTCGTGCGTGCGCACGCCGTGCTGAACGAGTTCTTCCGCAGCGGCCTGCATTGCGCGATCCTCGCTTTCGGGCTCAATACGGGGGCTTACACGACGGAGATCTTCGCCGGGGCGATTCGCGCCATCTCGCACGGCGAGGTCGAGGCGGCACGCGCGTACGGCATGAGCAAATGGACGATGTACCGCCGCGTCATTCTGCCCTCGGCGCTGCGCCGGGCGTTGCCGTTGTACAGTAACGAGGTCATTCTGATGCTGCATGCGACGACGGTTGCCTTCACGGCGACGGTGCCCGACGTGCTGAAAGTCGCCCGCGACGCCAATTCGGCCACCTACATGTCGTTCCAAGCCTTCGGCGTGGCCGCGCTCATCTATCTTGCGGTATCGTTCGCACTCGTCGCGGCGTTCAGGCGTGCCGAGAAACACTGGCTTGCGTACCTGGCCGTGGGCCGCTGA
- a CDS encoding lysylphosphatidylglycerol synthase domain-containing protein, translating to MTKWLKWAGWPLGIAIFIALVVRDGAGDVVHVIGQAGFALLWLVPFHALPLLLDACGWRTLLRGRAPLAFLWWVATVREAVSRLLPVLAVGGEIVGIRLARWRVRDASRVSASVIVEVLVTIAVQYAFSALGVVLILAATGGDHAKTIALALVLSLPLPVITALLLRRGGVFRAIERFAARALGSEHRFLQGIDGARLDAEIDALMTRTGVLLQAFVWQFAGYLVGALETYWALALLGHPVSAGGAIAIEALTQAVRHAAFMVPAGLGVQEAAVVLLAQMFGVDREVGLSLALVKRMREVLFGCMALGSWQLAEMVRARRHAHAPAVSSLQPAQAAGARGQRASAFDEMRDEAQDAAHNEAHHADLVR from the coding sequence ATGACGAAATGGCTCAAGTGGGCCGGCTGGCCACTCGGCATTGCGATCTTCATTGCGCTCGTCGTGCGCGATGGGGCGGGCGATGTCGTCCACGTCATCGGCCAGGCCGGTTTCGCGCTGCTCTGGCTCGTGCCGTTCCATGCGCTCCCGCTCTTGCTCGACGCCTGCGGTTGGCGCACGCTGCTGCGTGGGCGCGCACCGCTCGCGTTCCTCTGGTGGGTCGCCACCGTGCGGGAGGCCGTGAGCCGCCTGCTGCCTGTGCTCGCAGTGGGGGGCGAGATCGTCGGCATTCGGCTCGCGCGCTGGCGCGTGCGCGATGCAAGCCGCGTGAGCGCGTCGGTGATCGTCGAGGTGCTCGTCACGATTGCCGTGCAATACGCGTTTTCCGCACTCGGCGTCGTCCTGATCCTCGCGGCGACGGGGGGCGACCACGCGAAGACGATTGCGCTCGCACTCGTGCTGTCGCTGCCGCTGCCCGTGATTACCGCGCTGCTGCTACGGCGCGGCGGCGTGTTCCGAGCGATCGAGCGATTCGCGGCGCGCGCGCTCGGCAGCGAGCACCGCTTTTTGCAAGGCATCGACGGCGCGCGGCTCGATGCCGAAATCGATGCGCTGATGACGCGCACAGGTGTGCTTCTCCAAGCATTCGTCTGGCAGTTCGCCGGCTACCTCGTCGGAGCACTCGAGACCTACTGGGCGTTGGCGCTGCTCGGTCATCCCGTGTCCGCCGGCGGCGCCATTGCCATCGAAGCGCTGACACAAGCCGTGCGGCATGCGGCGTTCATGGTGCCCGCGGGTCTGGGCGTGCAGGAAGCCGCCGTCGTCCTGCTCGCGCAGATGTTCGGTGTCGATCGCGAGGTAGGGCTCTCGCTCGCGCTCGTCAAGCGGATGCGCGAGGTCCTCTTCGGATGCATGGCGCTCGGCTCTTGGCAGCTTGCCGAGATGGTGCGCGCACGCCGGCACGCTCATGCGCCGGCCGTGTCGTCGTTGCAGCCGGCGCAAGCCGCGGGTGCGCGAGGGCAGCGCGCGAGCGCATTCGACGAAATGCGGGACGAGGCACAGGACGCAGCGCATAACGAAGCGCATCACGCCGATCTGGTTCGGTGA
- the hpnJ gene encoding hopanoid biosynthesis associated radical SAM protein HpnJ codes for MKTLFLQAPSYDGFDGGAGSRYQAKREIRSFWYPTWLAQPAALVPGSRVLDAPADGLSVPASLDIASEYDLVIIHTSTPSFPTDALFAQDLKKRKPSVLIGLVGAKVAVDPHNSLTATEAIDFVCREEFDFTCKEIAEGKPFPEIKGLSWRAKDGSIEHNEARPILENMDELPFVAPVYKRDLKIDNYFIGYLNYPYVSIYTGRGCKSRCTFCLWPQTVSGHRYRTRSVANVLEEVKWIRDNMPEVKEIMFDDDTFTDDTPRAEEIARGLGKLGITWSCNAKANVPYATLKIMKENGLRLLLVGYESGDDQILVNIKKGVRTDFARRFNADCKKLGIKIHGTFILGLPGETEETIRKTIEYAKEINPHTIQVSLAAPYPGTTLYKQAVENGWLEENKVINLVSKEGVQLAAIGYPHLSREQIYHNLEAFYKEFYFRPSKIWEIVREMLTSWDMMKRRLREGVEFFRFLRAHEA; via the coding sequence ATGAAAACGCTGTTCTTGCAGGCCCCGTCCTATGACGGCTTCGATGGCGGAGCCGGTTCGCGCTATCAAGCCAAGCGCGAAATCCGCTCGTTCTGGTACCCGACGTGGCTTGCGCAGCCCGCGGCCCTCGTGCCCGGCAGCCGCGTGCTCGACGCGCCGGCCGATGGCCTGTCCGTGCCGGCGTCGCTCGACATCGCCAGCGAGTACGACCTCGTCATCATCCATACGAGCACGCCGTCGTTTCCGACCGACGCCCTGTTCGCGCAAGACCTGAAAAAGCGCAAGCCGTCGGTGCTGATCGGCTTGGTCGGCGCCAAGGTGGCCGTCGATCCGCACAACTCGCTCACGGCGACCGAGGCGATCGATTTCGTCTGCCGCGAAGAATTCGACTTCACCTGCAAGGAAATCGCCGAAGGCAAGCCGTTCCCGGAGATCAAGGGGTTGAGCTGGCGCGCGAAGGACGGCTCGATCGAGCACAACGAAGCGCGTCCGATCTTGGAAAACATGGACGAGTTGCCGTTCGTCGCGCCCGTCTACAAGCGCGATCTGAAGATCGACAACTACTTCATCGGCTACCTGAACTACCCGTACGTGTCGATCTATACCGGGCGCGGCTGCAAGTCGCGCTGCACGTTCTGCTTGTGGCCGCAGACGGTTAGCGGCCACCGCTATCGCACGCGCTCGGTCGCGAACGTGCTCGAGGAAGTGAAGTGGATTCGCGACAACATGCCGGAAGTGAAGGAGATCATGTTCGATGACGACACCTTCACCGACGACACGCCGCGCGCCGAGGAGATCGCGCGCGGGCTCGGCAAGCTCGGCATCACGTGGTCGTGCAACGCGAAGGCGAACGTCCCGTACGCAACGCTCAAGATCATGAAGGAAAACGGCCTGCGTCTGCTGCTGGTCGGCTATGAATCGGGCGACGACCAGATCCTCGTCAACATCAAGAAGGGCGTGCGCACGGATTTCGCACGCCGTTTCAACGCGGACTGCAAGAAGCTCGGCATCAAGATCCACGGCACGTTCATCCTCGGCTTGCCCGGCGAGACCGAGGAGACGATACGCAAGACGATCGAGTACGCGAAAGAGATCAATCCACACACGATCCAGGTTTCGCTCGCCGCGCCTTATCCCGGCACGACGCTCTACAAGCAAGCCGTCGAAAACGGCTGGCTCGAAGAGAACAAGGTCATCAACCTCGTCAGCAAGGAAGGCGTGCAGCTCGCGGCGATCGGCTACCCGCATCTGTCGCGCGAGCAGATCTATCACAACCTCGAGGCGTTCTATAAGGAGTTCTACTTCCGTCCCTCGAAGATCTGGGAGATCGTGCGCGAGATGCTGACGAGCTGGGACATGATGAAGCGGCGCCTGCGCGAAGGCGTCGAGTTCTTCCGCTTCCTGCGCGCGCACGAGGCCTAA
- a CDS encoding ABC transporter permease, with amino-acid sequence MFLYGFGPILLAGTIQTIELSVLSLAVSVLLGLIGAVAKLSRNRAVAGAATLYTTLIRSVPDLVLMLLLFYSIQIAVNQMTDALGIDQIDIDPFAAGVLTLGFIYGAYFTETFRGAFLAVPRGQLEAGSAYGMSSKRVFMRILFPQMMRFALPGIGNNWQVLVKATALVSIIGLADVVKAAQDAGKSTFNMFFFILVAALIYLAITSASNVVLIWLDKRYSIGVRHAEL; translated from the coding sequence GTGTTCCTCTACGGCTTCGGCCCGATTCTTCTCGCCGGCACGATCCAAACGATCGAGCTGTCGGTGCTCTCGCTTGCGGTCTCGGTGCTGCTCGGGCTCATCGGCGCAGTGGCAAAGCTCTCGCGCAATCGCGCTGTTGCCGGCGCGGCGACGCTCTATACCACGCTGATCCGCTCGGTGCCCGATCTCGTGCTGATGCTGCTGCTGTTCTACAGCATTCAGATCGCCGTCAATCAAATGACCGATGCGCTCGGCATCGATCAGATCGACATCGATCCATTTGCGGCGGGCGTGCTGACGCTCGGGTTCATCTACGGTGCCTATTTCACGGAGACGTTTCGCGGCGCGTTTCTCGCGGTGCCACGCGGTCAACTGGAAGCGGGCAGTGCTTACGGCATGAGCAGCAAGCGGGTGTTCATGCGCATCCTGTTTCCGCAGATGATGCGCTTCGCGCTGCCCGGCATCGGCAACAACTGGCAGGTGCTCGTGAAGGCGACGGCGCTCGTGTCGATCATCGGTCTCGCCGACGTCGTCAAGGCCGCGCAAGATGCCGGCAAGAGCACGTTCAACATGTTTTTCTTCATTCTCGTCGCGGCGTTGATCTATCTGGCGATCACGAGCGCATCGAACGTCGTCCTGATCTGGCTGGACAAGCGCTATTCCATCGGCGTGCGGCACGCGGAACTCTGA
- a CDS encoding aspartate aminotransferase family protein, with amino-acid sequence MNDFAVNRQTFDEVMVPVFSPAPFVPVRGEGSRIWDTEGRDYVDFTGGIAVTGLGHAHPELVRVLREQGETLWHVSNAYTNEPVLRLAKRLESLTFADRAFFANSGAEANEAALKLARRVAIERHGPEKIEIVSFKQSFHGRTFFTVSVGGQPKYAEGFGPVPAGVVHLPYNDIEAARAAIGPKTCAVIVEPMQGEGGVIPGDPAFLRALREACDAHGALLIFDEVQTGVGRTGFFYAYMDTGVTPDILTSAKALGNGFPIGAMLTRADIAAHFKVGVHGTTYGGNPLGAAVADKVVELVSDPALLEGVKRRGAQITAKLGELDQRFNLFKEVRGKGLLIGAELTASYEGRAKDFVNAAAAHGVMLLIAGPNVLRFAPSLVIPEADLNEGFARLTKAIEAVIGAAADEHAR; translated from the coding sequence ATGAACGATTTCGCTGTGAACCGCCAGACTTTCGACGAAGTCATGGTGCCGGTATTCTCGCCCGCGCCCTTCGTGCCGGTGCGCGGCGAAGGTTCGCGCATCTGGGATACCGAGGGCCGTGACTATGTCGATTTCACGGGCGGCATCGCCGTGACGGGCCTGGGCCACGCGCACCCCGAGCTCGTGCGGGTGCTGCGCGAGCAGGGCGAAACGCTTTGGCACGTGAGCAACGCCTATACGAACGAGCCCGTGTTGCGCCTGGCCAAGCGGCTCGAATCGCTGACGTTTGCCGATCGCGCGTTCTTCGCCAATTCGGGCGCGGAGGCGAACGAAGCCGCGCTCAAGCTCGCGCGCCGCGTCGCGATCGAGCGGCACGGCCCGGAAAAGATCGAAATCGTCTCGTTCAAGCAATCGTTCCACGGCCGCACGTTCTTCACGGTCAGCGTGGGCGGTCAGCCCAAGTACGCCGAGGGCTTCGGCCCCGTGCCCGCCGGTGTCGTGCACCTGCCCTACAACGACATCGAGGCGGCACGCGCCGCGATCGGTCCCAAGACCTGCGCCGTCATCGTCGAGCCGATGCAGGGCGAGGGCGGCGTCATTCCCGGCGATCCGGCGTTCTTACGTGCGCTGCGCGAGGCGTGCGACGCCCACGGCGCACTGCTGATCTTCGACGAAGTGCAGACGGGCGTCGGCCGCACGGGCTTCTTCTACGCCTACATGGACACGGGCGTGACGCCCGACATCCTGACGAGCGCCAAAGCGCTCGGCAACGGCTTCCCGATCGGTGCGATGCTGACGCGAGCGGACATCGCCGCTCACTTCAAAGTCGGCGTGCACGGCACGACCTACGGCGGCAATCCGCTCGGCGCGGCCGTGGCCGACAAGGTCGTCGAGCTCGTCAGCGACCCGGCGCTGCTCGAAGGCGTCAAGCGCCGCGGCGCGCAGATCACGGCCAAGCTCGGCGAGCTCGACCAACGTTTCAATTTGTTCAAGGAAGTACGGGGCAAGGGGCTTTTGATCGGCGCCGAACTGACGGCCTCCTACGAAGGCCGCGCTAAGGATTTCGTCAATGCCGCGGCCGCGCACGGCGTCATGCTGCTGATCGCGGGGCCGAACGTGCTGCGCTTCGCGCCTTCGCTCGTGATTCCCGAGGCCGATCTGAACGAGGGGTTCGCGCGTCTGACGAAGGCGATCGAAGCCGTCATCGGCGCGGCGGCTGATGAACACGCTCGCTAA
- the astA gene encoding arginine N-succinyltransferase: MIVVRAVKTDDLDALESLAQETGPGLTTFKPDRDALCARIERAKRTMEGRAAPHEAGYFFVMEDTATHDVAGVCGIEAQVGLAQPFYNYRVSTVVHASQELGVWTKMSLLNISHDLTGYAEVCSLFLSPRYRAHGVGGLLSRSRFMFMAQFRECFPERLCAELRGHFDADGTSPFWRAVGSHFYQIDFNAADYLSAHGRKSFLAELMPRYPVYADLLPSEAQAVIGLTHHDTAPARKMLEAEGLRYQNHVDIFDAGPVLECHINDLRTVRESVLAPVVIGGAGSIDGARSLVSNTSLAGFRVGVAPGVVLDGAMRLSADDAAALEVREGDLVRVLALSKRNQ; encoded by the coding sequence ATGATCGTCGTTCGCGCCGTCAAGACGGACGACCTCGACGCGCTCGAGTCGCTCGCGCAGGAAACGGGCCCCGGGCTCACGACGTTCAAACCCGATCGCGACGCGCTGTGCGCGCGAATCGAGCGGGCCAAGCGGACGATGGAAGGGCGCGCGGCGCCGCACGAGGCCGGCTACTTCTTCGTGATGGAAGACACCGCGACGCACGACGTGGCAGGCGTATGCGGCATCGAGGCGCAGGTCGGGCTCGCGCAGCCGTTCTACAACTATCGCGTGAGCACGGTCGTGCATGCGAGCCAGGAGCTCGGCGTTTGGACCAAGATGTCGCTGCTCAACATCTCGCACGACCTGACGGGCTATGCCGAGGTCTGCTCGCTGTTCTTGTCCCCGCGTTATCGGGCGCATGGCGTGGGCGGTTTGCTGTCGCGCTCGCGCTTCATGTTCATGGCGCAGTTTCGCGAGTGCTTTCCCGAGCGGCTTTGCGCCGAGCTGCGGGGCCACTTCGATGCCGACGGCACCTCGCCGTTCTGGCGCGCGGTCGGTTCGCACTTCTACCAGATCGATTTCAACGCGGCCGACTATCTCAGCGCGCACGGACGCAAGTCGTTCCTCGCCGAGCTGATGCCGCGCTATCCCGTCTACGCCGATTTGCTGCCGAGCGAGGCGCAAGCCGTGATCGGGCTCACGCACCACGACACGGCGCCTGCGCGCAAGATGCTCGAAGCCGAAGGGCTCCGGTATCAGAACCACGTCGACATCTTCGACGCGGGCCCCGTGCTCGAATGCCACATCAACGACCTGCGCACCGTGCGCGAGAGCGTGCTCGCACCGGTGGTGATCGGCGGGGCCGGCAGCATAGACGGCGCACGCTCGCTCGTCTCGAACACGTCGTTGGCGGGTTTTCGCGTCGGCGTTGCGCCGGGTGTCGTCCTGGACGGCGCGATGCGCCTGTCGGCCGACGATGCCGCGGCGCTCGAGGTACGCGAAGGCGATCTCGTGCGCGTGCTGGCGCTGAGCAAACGGAATCAGTAA
- the hpnK gene encoding hopanoid biosynthesis-associated protein HpnK: MKPPGRRGLIVTADDFGLHPRVNAGIERAHRDGVLKAASLMVGAPAAQDAVERARALPNLRVGLHLVLADGPATLPAERIPALVGADGRFGDAMVRDGFRFFFLPAVREALAREIRAQFEAFAQTRLPLDHVNAHKHFHLHPTVLSLVLSIGREFGLRAVRLPFEAHAPWWLRPWIGLMRARLARAGIAYNDYVVGIEHTGGMDEAAMLDALARMPADGVGEIYCHPAVAGAAGEGPITASMHAYRHADELDALLSPRVAAAIAAAGRPCGGFCDVFADRFRDDADVRGPADAHHQRDAARGGAPL, encoded by the coding sequence GTGAAGCCCCCGGGCCGTCGTGGCCTCATCGTCACCGCGGACGATTTTGGTTTGCATCCGCGTGTGAACGCGGGTATCGAGCGCGCGCATCGGGACGGGGTGCTCAAGGCGGCGAGCTTGATGGTCGGCGCGCCGGCGGCGCAAGACGCCGTCGAGCGCGCGCGTGCGCTGCCGAACCTGCGTGTGGGGCTGCATCTCGTGCTGGCCGATGGGCCGGCGACGCTGCCGGCTGAACGGATTCCCGCTCTCGTCGGTGCCGACGGCCGTTTCGGCGATGCGATGGTGCGCGACGGTTTTCGTTTCTTCTTCCTGCCGGCCGTGCGCGAAGCGCTCGCGCGCGAGATCCGCGCTCAGTTCGAGGCGTTCGCCCAAACGCGCTTGCCGCTCGATCACGTCAACGCCCACAAACACTTCCATCTGCATCCGACCGTTCTCTCGCTCGTGCTGTCGATCGGTCGCGAGTTTGGGTTGCGCGCCGTGCGGCTGCCGTTCGAGGCGCATGCGCCGTGGTGGCTCAGGCCTTGGATCGGGCTCATGCGGGCGCGGCTCGCGCGCGCCGGCATCGCTTACAACGACTACGTCGTCGGTATCGAGCATACGGGCGGCATGGACGAAGCTGCGATGCTCGATGCGCTCGCGCGGATGCCGGCCGACGGGGTCGGGGAGATTTATTGCCATCCGGCCGTGGCGGGCGCAGCGGGCGAGGGGCCGATCACGGCCTCGATGCATGCCTATCGCCACGCCGACGAACTCGACGCGCTGCTTTCGCCGCGCGTGGCTGCGGCGATTGCGGCGGCGGGGCGCCCGTGCGGCGGGTTCTGCGATGTGTTCGCCGATCGCTTCCGCGACGACGCCGACGTGCGCGGCCCAGCCGATGCGCACCATCAACGCGACGCCGCGCGAGGCGGGGCGCCGCTATGA